The Thermacetogenium phaeum DSM 12270 genome segment CACCCATCCCATATCCAGCATCATTTTGGTAAATATAGGTGCGAGACAGTTCGGCAGTATTTCCCTGAAGATAATGTGGAATCTGCTCGCTCCTATCAATTCTGCTGCCCGGACATAAACCTCATTGCGCAGAGAAGTAGCCATTCCATAGACAAGACGCGCATACCACGGCCACCAGGAAATGCAAACTGCCATCATGGAATTAAAGAGGGTCGGGCGCATAACCGCACACACTGCCAGGGCCAGGATCAACGGTGGAAGGGCCAGAAAAACATCGGTGATTCTCATCAAAACAGTTTCTATCAGCGTGCCCTTCATATATCCGGCGATGAGCCCAATAATCGTTCCGATGGGAACCACTACCACCAAAACCCCAATCCCCATAGTCAATGCCCCACGAAAGGCATAGATAATTCTGCTGAGTATGTCTCGACCGAAGACATCGGTGCCAAGCAAATGATCCCATGAGGGAGCAAGATTCGCTTCCGCGTAATTGACAAATGCCCCTGCATGATGGGGGTAAGGTGCCACAAAATGCGCAAAAACTGCGCTTAAAATGATAAGTACCACAATCACAAGACCTACTACCGACATCTTATTGCGGGAAAATTTATACCAGGCCTTTTTGAAATTCTCCAGATACCTGTTTACCGCACTATTATCTGAGGCCTTTTGAGCAATCATTACCCATAATTACCTCCCTGCCAGACCGATTCTTGGGTCGAGATAAGCAACGATGAAATCGATGATGATATTGATCGTAACGAAAATAATACCGAGGATCATAATGACACCGGCGATGGCATTCAGGTCTTTGTTCAACATGGCAGTTATGCCGTAGCGAGAAAAGCCCGGATAGTTGAAAATCAGCTCTACCAGGAATGCATTCCCAAACAGCGCAGCAATATCCAGCGAGGCCACCGATACAGTTGGAATTAAAGACGGTTTTAGTAAATACTTCACAAAGACAAGGCCCTCCGGAATGCCGTAGGCTTTCTCAGCCGCAATGTAGTCTTTCCCCATGTTATCCAGCATGCTGGAGCGGGTTATGCGCGCGGCCTGTGCCATACCGCCCATCGCCAGAGCAATGGCCGGTAACACCAGATGCTTAAAGGCGTCGACGAACGTGCTCATATCCCCGGCCAGCAAACTATCGACTGTATACATTCCCGTAACCGTCGGCGGTGCCGTTACACCCGGGCTTAGCCGTTCCATGGTCGGAAATATCGGCAGGGCGTAGCCGAAGATCAATACAAAAATAATCGCCCAGACAAAAGCCGGAGATACGATGCCTAAATACGAAATAATGCGTATCAACCCGTCCAACCACGTATTGGTAAATTTAGCCGATATGATTCCGAGAAAGACTCCTCCAACAAGCAGGACTATTGCCGACAGAATAACAATTTCCAGAGTCGCTGGTAGAAATTCTTTGATGTCAGTAGTCACCGGACGCCGTGTGACCAGGGACTTGCCCAAGTCTCCATGGACAAACCCGTTGAGCCAGAGAGCATACTGGACATATAACGGTTTATCAAGGTGCATCTCCTGCCGCAGATTCTCAACAGCCCACTCCGGAGCCCGGGGGCCCAATGCCAGTCGCGCCGGATCGCCCGGAACAACCCTGCTGATAAAAAAGATTAATATCGATAATCCGAATAAAACAAAGATCGATAATCCGATACGCTTGAGCAGATTGATCCCCATTTACCTCACCCTTTTTAAGGAAATACCAGCGGCTTGATAGCAGAAACGATTCACTGAATGGATGGAGGAGGGGACCATCCCTCGTGGCCCCCTCCTTAAAAACAGGATTTTACAGTAGAGCTAACCGTTTCTCGGGGTAAACCTTCATATCGTGGACGTACTGATCGTAGCCCATTGGCAGACAACCTGTTTCCTTCTTCAATGCCCTCTCTGCGGTCGGCCAATAGATGTAAGCGCTCTGGTAGGCCCGTTTCTCGGCCTGGTCAAAGAGCCAGATGGTCGGGCAGAGGTCGAATATGGCCTTCTGCGCCTTCGCATATTTTTCAAAGCGCTCATTAATGTCTACTGTCGCCAAAGCATCTTCGATTAATCTATCGATATTTTCATCTTGCAGCCATTCCATCTGCTCCCAGGTACCGCAGGAACTGGAATGATATCTGGACATCAGCATGGATCCTGCTTCATTATAGTGCGGTGCGACAAAAACCAGAGAGGCATTGGGCGTCGTTTCCATCTTTTGAGCATCTGCCATCATCGAACCGAACGGCTTCTTGGTTATTTCGATCTTGATCCCCAATTCGGCAGCATTCGCCTGAATTAACAAGGCTAATTTCTCTTCTTCGGGAGCTTCAGCGCACCAGCTAAGAGATACCGGATATTGGTCGAGCTTTCCGTAATACTTCGATTTTTTCAACTCTTCTTTTGCTTTCTCGAGATCCCTCTTAAAAGAAGGAATGGTCGGGTCATGCCCGGGTAATACGGCCGGCACCGGACCCTTGCTGAGTGATGAACCGGGATAGATGCTGGTTATAATGGCGTCGTAGTCAATGCAATAAGCCAGCGCCCTTCTAAAGTGGACGTCGTCGGTCGGTGCCTTCTTGGTATTCAACATCATGTTGAGGTTATGTCCGTTGAGGAAGGTCGCCACATCCACTCCCTCAATCTTATCCATCATGTTGTAGTTTTCTAATGGCTGCAGTTCGTCGGTGATTTCCAGCTCCCGGCGACCTACTGCCGTTCTTACAGTAATCGGTTCCACCGACCCTGAGAGCTTAAAGTACTTGGGAGCATCGGCATCCCATCCACCCCAGTAATCGTCGAACTTCTCCCAGAGCACGTACTCTTCCATTTTCACTTCTTTAACCTTATAGGGGCCGCTCCCGGCATCATTGGTTAAAAGCCAGTTCTTACCGTAATCGCCCATCTCTCCGTACTGACCGTTCTTTTGTATATGGGCAAGCACCTCATCCTTGTTAAGGATATAGAGGCGCACCAGGGACTGCAGGAAGGGGCCGAACGGCTGGCTTAACTTGAATTCCACCGTATACTTATCCACGGCCTTGACTTCCGCTACATTCCTCGTAAACAGGTAGGCAAACCCTTCCCCGATATCCAGAAGGCGCTTCATGCTAAACTCCACGTCTTCTGCAGTTAGTTCATCACCGTTGTGGAACTTAACGCCCTCCCTCAAATAAAACCTATAGGTTAAACCGTTATCGAGGATGTCCCACTTGGTGGCCAAATGCGGCACAACCGTGCCATCCGGTTTGGGAAACACCAGGGTATCGTAGGTATTGACCAGAGCAATCGAATCGCTGAACTTGCTTCCTACTCCGGGATCGATGAATACCGGCCAATCCTCCGTTATCCTGATAATGCTGTCCTCAGGTTTGACCTCTTTC includes the following:
- a CDS encoding ABC transporter permease: MIAQKASDNSAVNRYLENFKKAWYKFSRNKMSVVGLVIVVLIILSAVFAHFVAPYPHHAGAFVNYAEANLAPSWDHLLGTDVFGRDILSRIIYAFRGALTMGIGVLVVVVPIGTIIGLIAGYMKGTLIETVLMRITDVFLALPPLILALAVCAVMRPTLFNSMMAVCISWWPWYARLVYGMATSLRNEVYVRAAELIGASRFHIIFREILPNCLAPIFTKMMLDMGWVILTGASLSFVGLGEQPPTPALGTMVSDGAKYLPDYWWISIFPAIAIMIIVLAFNLLGDGVKDMLSTEE
- a CDS encoding ABC transporter permease → MGINLLKRIGLSIFVLFGLSILIFFISRVVPGDPARLALGPRAPEWAVENLRQEMHLDKPLYVQYALWLNGFVHGDLGKSLVTRRPVTTDIKEFLPATLEIVILSAIVLLVGGVFLGIISAKFTNTWLDGLIRIISYLGIVSPAFVWAIIFVLIFGYALPIFPTMERLSPGVTAPPTVTGMYTVDSLLAGDMSTFVDAFKHLVLPAIALAMGGMAQAARITRSSMLDNMGKDYIAAEKAYGIPEGLVFVKYLLKPSLIPTVSVASLDIAALFGNAFLVELIFNYPGFSRYGITAMLNKDLNAIAGVIMILGIIFVTINIIIDFIVAYLDPRIGLAGR
- a CDS encoding ABC transporter substrate-binding protein → MMPRLKKLKKAVALLLVVGLLATLVGCGGSNQNQAKEVKPEDSIIRITEDWPVFIDPGVGSKFSDSIALVNTYDTLVFPKPDGTVVPHLATKWDILDNGLTYRFYLREGVKFHNGDELTAEDVEFSMKRLLDIGEGFAYLFTRNVAEVKAVDKYTVEFKLSQPFGPFLQSLVRLYILNKDEVLAHIQKNGQYGEMGDYGKNWLLTNDAGSGPYKVKEVKMEEYVLWEKFDDYWGGWDADAPKYFKLSGSVEPITVRTAVGRRELEITDELQPLENYNMMDKIEGVDVATFLNGHNLNMMLNTKKAPTDDVHFRRALAYCIDYDAIITSIYPGSSLSKGPVPAVLPGHDPTIPSFKRDLEKAKEELKKSKYYGKLDQYPVSLSWCAEAPEEEKLALLIQANAAELGIKIEITKKPFGSMMADAQKMETTPNASLVFVAPHYNEAGSMLMSRYHSSSCGTWEQMEWLQDENIDRLIEDALATVDINERFEKYAKAQKAIFDLCPTIWLFDQAEKRAYQSAYIYWPTAERALKKETGCLPMGYDQYVHDMKVYPEKRLALL